A single region of the Garra rufa chromosome 20, GarRuf1.0, whole genome shotgun sequence genome encodes:
- the LOC141294212 gene encoding metalloproteinase inhibitor 2-like codes for MGVPLSAAVTLGLLFFLSVGLNEQVAEGCRCLPKQRQQQYCDSNTVIRAKITGMVTSTPSGNTYGISIIQTFKHVGRPVQFIHSYQGSCGISFDNEEYLLAGHVQNGVMEVNLCSLVMRWDSLSSVPVSEWLTVRSRPVLEDPVLVDPVEHPVLEDPVLVDPVLEHPV; via the exons ATGGGCGTCCCGCTGTCTGCTGCTGTGACTCTAGGGCTGCTGTTCTTTCTGTCTGTGGGACTGAACGAGCAGGTGGCTGAAGGCTGCAGATGTCTTCCAAAACAAAGGCAACAGCAGTACTGCGATTCTAACACAG TGATTCGAGCAAAGATCACTGGAATGGTGACCAGCACTCCGAGTGGAAATACATATGGTATCAGCATTATCCAG acgTTTAAGCATGTCGGAAGGCCAGTTCAGTTCATCCACTCATATCAAGGTTCATGTGGCATCAGTTTCGACAACGAGGAGTATCTGCTGGCAG GACATGTTCAAAATGGAGTGATGGAAGTTAATTTATGTAGCCTTGTGATGCGTTGGGACAGTCTCTCCTCAGTTCCTGTATCAGAATGGCTGACTGTGAG ATCTCGCCCTGTACTGGAGGACCCTGTACTGGTGGACCCTGTGGAGCACCCTGTACTGGAGGACCCTGTACTGGTGGACCCTGTACTGGAGCATCCTGTTTGA